A single region of the Camelus ferus isolate YT-003-E chromosome 2, BCGSAC_Cfer_1.0, whole genome shotgun sequence genome encodes:
- the KIAA0232 gene encoding uncharacterized protein KIAA0232 homolog isoform X9, whose protein sequence is MTVWNKSKVCSYSSSSSSSTAPPASTDTSSPKDCNSEGEAAKERRSDVPTTVHEKAQSKSHSEKEATFRDGTGAEKPALYRKQTRHKPEGKGRPRSWSSGSSEAGSSSSGNQGEPKASVKCVKVRHKTREIRNRKGRNGQSRLSLKHGEKAERSLQAGGGSSSSSGSVKQLCRRGRRPLKEPGRRDTGSTEGRDLCAESRNDREYKEEPLWYTEPIAEYFVPLSRKSKLETTYRNRQDTSDLTSEAVDELSESVHGLCISNNNIHKTYLAAGTFIDGHFVEMPAVINEDLDLTGTSFCSLPEDNRYLDDIHLSELTHFYEVDIDQSMLDPGASETMQGESRILNMIRQKSKEKTDFEAECCIVLDGMELQGERAIWTDSTSSVGAEGFFLQDLGNLAQFWECCSSSSGDADGESFGGDSPIRLSPILDSTALSPHLLAGNQELFSDINEGSGINSCFSVFEVQCSNSVLPFSFETLNLGNENTDSSANMLGKTQSRLLIWTKNSAFEENEHCSNLSTRTCSPWSHSEETRSDNETLNIQFEESTQFNADDVNYVVPRVSSNYVDEELLDFLQDETCQQNRTLGEIPTLVFKKKSKLESVCGIQLEQKPENKTFETTHVCSESSPHGDGYSSGVIKDIWTKMADRNSVATVETERIDDELFSTDVNNYCCCLDAEAEVEPLQEPSKAVQRSEYHLWEGQKENLEKGAFVSGELSKVDGGDYTTPSKPWDVAQDKENSFILGGVYGELKSFNSDGEWAVVPPGHTKGSLLQCAASDVVTIAGTDVFMTPGNSFAPGHRQLWKPFMSFEQNDQPKTGENGLNKGFSFIFHEDLLGACGNFQVEDPGLEYSFSSFDLSNPFSQVLHVECSFEPEGIASFSPSFKPKSILCSDSDSEVFHPRICGVDRTQYRAIRISPRTHFRPISASELSPGGGSESEFESEKDEAAIPIPSQVDAFEDPQADLKPLEEDAEKEGHYYGKLELESGKFLPRLKKSGMEKSAQTSLDSQEESAGILPGGKQNPCLECSMNDALEIDLESSEANCKIMAQCEEEINNFCSCKAGCQLPAYEDNPVSSGQLHEMGKKEKEERSEILHHTTAVVLRFLLPVLNTDVQGMNTSQEKQTWWEKALYSPLFPASECEECYTNAKGENGIEEYPDVKEIPSNEERLLDFNRVSSVYEARCTGERNSGAKSNGFRRKMYSSASSNSEDTGSEGGGEWVDPSEEDLFSRTHL, encoded by the exons ATGACTGTGTGGAACAAGTCTAAAGTCTGTTCTTACTCTAGCTCTTCTTCGTCATCCACAGCCCCGCCAGCTAGCACAGACACGTCCTCCCCCAAGGACTGCAACAGCGAAGGTGAGGCCGCCAAGGAGAGACGCAGTGATGTGCCCACCACCGTGCACGAGAAAGCCCAGAGCAAAAGTCACAGCGAGAAGGAGGCCACGTTTAGGGATGGCACAGGTGCAGAGAAGCCTGCTCTGTACAGAAAGCAGACTCGACACAAGCCCGAAGGGAAGGGCCGCCCTCGCTCCTGGTCTTCCGGCTCCAGCGAGGCAGGCTCGAGCTCCAGTGGTAACCAGGGAGAGCCGAAGGCATCCGTGAAGTGCGTGAAAGTGAGGCACAAGACACGGGAAATTCGAAACAGAAAAGGGCGGAACGGGCAGAGCAGGCTCTCACTGAAGCATGGCGAGAAGGCGGAGAGGAGCCTGCAGGCCgggggcggcagcagcagcagcagcgggtCCGTCAAGCAGCTGTGCAGGCGGGGTAGGAGGCCGCTGAAGGAGCCGGGGCGAAGAGACACTGGGAGCACTGAGGGGAGGGACCTGTGTGCAGAGAGCAGGAACGACAGAGAGTACAAGGAGGAGCCGCTGTGGTACACCGAGCCGATTGCGgagtattttgttcctttgagcAGAAAAAGTAAACTAGAGACCACATACCGAAACAGACAAGACACAAGTGATCTGACATCTGAGGCAGTAGATGAATTGTCTGAATCAGTGCACGGTCTGTGTATCAGCAACaataatattcataaaacatACCTCGCAGCGGGTACTTTCATTGATGGTCATTTTGTAGAAATGCCTGCAGTTATAAATGAGGACCTTGACCTCACTGGGACCTCATTCTGTTCTCTACCAGAGGACAACAGATACTTGGATGATATTCATCTGTCAGAATTAACGCACTTCTATGAAGTGGATATTGACCAATCCATGTTGGATCCTGGTGCCTCAGAAACAATGCAAGGAGAAAGTCGGATTTTGAATATGATTcgacagaaaagcaaagagaaaacagattttgaggCAGAATGTTGCATAGTGTTAGATGGAATGGAGTTGCAAGGGGAACGTGCAATATGGACAGATTCCACCAGCTCTGTGGGCGCCGAGGGCTTCTTCCTACAAGACCTTGGCAATCTGGCTCAGTTTTGGGAGTGCTGTTCGTCCAGCTCTGGCGATGCCGATGGAGAGAGCTTTGGAGGAGACTCTCCTATTAGACTCTCCCCGATCTTAGACAGCACGGCGCTCAGTCCACATTTGCTTGCTGGCAATCAAGAGCTCTTTTCAGATATTAATGAAGGATCTGGCATAaactcttgtttttcagtgtttGAAGTGCAATGCAGTAATTCtgttttaccattttcttttgaaacactcaatttgggaaatgaaaatacagattctaGTGCTAATATGCTTGGGAAAACACAGTCTAGATTGCTAATATGGACCAAAAATAGTGCCTTTGAAGAAAACGAACACTGTTCTAATCTTTCAACGAGAACTTGTAGTCCATGGTCCCATTCAGAAGAAACACGTTCAGACAATGAGACATTAAATATTCAGTTTGAAGAATCCACACAGTTTAATGCAGATGATGTTAATTATGTAGTTCCTAGAGTCTCGTCAAATTATGTAGATGAAGAACTTCTAGATTTTTTGCAAGATGAAACTTGCCAGCAAAACAGAACTTTAGGAGAAATTCCAACgttggttttcaaaaaaaaatctaaactagAATCTGTCTGTGGTATTCAGCTggaacaaaaaccagaaaacaaaaccttTGAAACTACACATGTTTGTAGTGAAAGCAGTCCTCATGGAGATGGCTACAGCTCAGGGGTAATTAAAGACATTTGGACAAAGATGGCAGACAGAAACTCTGTAGCTACGGTAGAAACAGAGAGAATTGATGACGAGTTGTTTTCGACAGATGTAAATAACTACTGCTGCTGTTTGGACGCCGAAGCTGAAGTGGAGCCACTCCAGGAGCCCAGTAAGGCCGTGCAGAGATCAGAGTACCACCTGTGGGAGGGGCAGAAGGAGAACCTGGAGAAGGGGGCTTTTGTTTCTGGTGAGCTGTCAAAGGTGGACGGCGGTGATTATACCACCCCCTCTAAACCTTGGGATGTGGCCCAGGATAAAGAGAACTCCTTCATTCTCGGAGGAGTTTATGGAGAGCTCAAATCCTTTAACAGCGATGGGGAGTGGGCAGTTGTGCCGCCCGGCCACACGAAAGGAAGTTTGTTACAGTGTGCAGCTTCCGACGTGGTGACAATAGCTGGTACAGATGTCTTTATGACCCCAGGGAACAGCTTTGCTCCTGGCCACAGGCAGTTATGGAAGCCCTTCATGTCATTTGAACAGAATGATCAGCCGAAGACTGGGGAAAATGGGTTGAATAAGggattttcttttatcttccatGAAGACTTACTAGGAGCTTGTGGTAACTTTCAAGTTGAAGATCCTGGACTTGAATattcattctcttcctttgaCTTAAGCAATCCATTTTCACAAGTTCTTCATGTAGAATGTTCATTTGAACCTGAAGGGATTGCATCTTTCAGCCCTAGTTTTAAACCGAAATCAATCCTCTGCTCTGATTCAGACAGTGAAGTGTTCCACCCCAGGATATGTGGCGTTGACAGAACACAGTACAGGGCCATCCGCATCTCTCCTAGGACTCACTTTCGCCCAATTTCTGCATCTGAACTGTCCCCAGGAGGAGGAAGCGAGTCAGAATTtgaatctgaaaaagatgaaGCAGCCATTCCCATTCCTTCTCAAGTTGATGCATTTGAAGATCCACAGGCAGATCTCAAACCACTGGaagaagatgcagagaaagaagGCCATTACTATGGAAAATTAGAGCTTGAGTCTGGAAAATTCCTTCCCAGGTTAAAAAAGTCCGGAATGGAAAAGAGTGCTCAGACATCACTGGATTCCCAGGAGGAATCAGCTGGGATTCTGCCAGGAGGAAAGCAGAATCCGTGTTTGGAGTGTAGCATGAATGACGCTCTGGAAATCGATCTAGAAAGCTCAGAAGCAAATTGTAAAATAATGGCACAATGTGaggaagaaattaataatttttgcaGTTGCAAAGCAGGTTGTCAGTTGCCTGCTTATGAAGATAACCCAGTTTCTTCAGGACAGCTGCACGAG atggggaagaaagaaaaagaggaaagaagcgAGATTCTGCATCATACCACTGCCGTAGTCCTTCGCTTTCTA TTGCCTGTATTGAACACTGATGTACAAGGAATGAATACAAGTCAAGAAAAACAGACCTGGTGGGAAAAAGCCTTGTACTCTCCTCTTTTTCCTGCGTCAGAGTGTGAAG AATGTTATACAAATGCCAAGGGAGAGAATGGTATAGAAGAATATCCAGATGTTAAAGAAATACCCAGTAATGAAGAGCGTCTGTTAGATTTTAATAGG GTGTCTTCTGTTTATGAAGCAAGGTGTACAGGAGAGAGAAATTCTGGAGCAAAATCAAACGGCTTCCGCAGAAAGATGTACTCCAGCGCCAGCTCCAACTCGGAGGACACGGGCTCGGAAGGCGGAGGCGAGTGGGTGGACCCCAGCGAAGAGGACCTCTTTTCTCGAACTCATCTCTAA
- the KIAA0232 gene encoding uncharacterized protein KIAA0232 homolog isoform X7, protein MSSGIETLVEELCSRLKDLQSKQEEKIHKKLEGSPSPEAELSPTAKDQVEMYYEAFPPLSEKPVCLQEIMTVWNKSKVCSYSSSSSSSTAPPASTDTSSPKDCNSEGEAAKERRSDVPTTVHEKAQSKSHSEKEATFRDGTGAEKPALYRKQTRHKPEGKGRPRSWSSGSSEAGSSSSGNQGEPKASVKCVKVRHKTREIRNRKGRNGQSRLSLKHGEKAERSLQAGGGSSSSSGSVKQLCRRGRRPLKEPGRRDTGSTEGRDLCAESRNDREYKEEPLWYTEPIAEYFVPLSRKSKLETTYRNRQDTSDLTSEAVDELSESVHGLCISNNNIHKTYLAAGTFIDGHFVEMPAVINEDLDLTGTSFCSLPEDNRYLDDIHLSELTHFYEVDIDQSMLDPGASETMQGESRILNMIRQKSKEKTDFEAECCIVLDGMELQGERAIWTDSTSSVGAEGFFLQDLGNLAQFWECCSSSSGDADGESFGGDSPIRLSPILDSTALSPHLLAGNQELFSDINEGSGINSCFSVFEVQCSNSVLPFSFETLNLGNENTDSSANMLGKTQSRLLIWTKNSAFEENEHCSNLSTRTCSPWSHSEETRSDNETLNIQFEESTQFNADDVNYVVPRVSSNYVDEELLDFLQDETCQQNRTLGEIPTLVFKKKSKLESVCGIQLEQKPENKTFETTHVCSESSPHGDGYSSGVIKDIWTKMADRNSVATVETERIDDELFSTDVNNYCCCLDAEAEVEPLQEPSKAVQRSEYHLWEGQKENLEKGAFVSGELSKVDGGDYTTPSKPWDVAQDKENSFILGGVYGELKSFNSDGEWAVVPPGHTKGSLLQCAASDVVTIAGTDVFMTPGNSFAPGHRQLWKPFMSFEQNDQPKTGENGLNKGFSFIFHEDLLGACGNFQVEDPGLEYSFSSFDLSNPFSQVLHVECSFEPEGIASFSPSFKPKSILCSDSDSEVFHPRICGVDRTQYRAIRISPRTHFRPISASELSPGGGSESEFESEKDEAAIPIPSQVDAFEDPQADLKPLEEDAEKEGHYYGKLELESGKFLPRLKKSGMEKSAQTSLDSQEESAGILPGGKQNPCLECSMNDALEIDLESSEANCKIMAQCEEEINNFCSCKAGCQLPAYEDNPVSSGQLHEMGKKEKEERSEILHHTTAVVLRFLLPVLNTDVQGMNTSQEKQTWWEKALYSPLFPASECEECYTNAKGENGIEEYPDVKEIPSNEERLLDFNRVSSVYEARCTGERNSGAKSNGFRRKMYSSASSNSEDTGSEGGGEWVDPSEEDLFSRTHL, encoded by the exons AAGAGAAGATTCACAAAAAATTAGAGGGGTCTCCCTCTCCAGAGGCAGAATTATCCCCTACAGCAAAGGATCAAGTGGAAAT GTACTATGAAGCATTCCCACCACTTTCTGAGAAACCAGTTTGCCTGCAAGAAATCATGACTGTGTGGAACAAGTCTAAAGTCTGTTCTTACTCTAGCTCTTCTTCGTCATCCACAGCCCCGCCAGCTAGCACAGACACGTCCTCCCCCAAGGACTGCAACAGCGAAGGTGAGGCCGCCAAGGAGAGACGCAGTGATGTGCCCACCACCGTGCACGAGAAAGCCCAGAGCAAAAGTCACAGCGAGAAGGAGGCCACGTTTAGGGATGGCACAGGTGCAGAGAAGCCTGCTCTGTACAGAAAGCAGACTCGACACAAGCCCGAAGGGAAGGGCCGCCCTCGCTCCTGGTCTTCCGGCTCCAGCGAGGCAGGCTCGAGCTCCAGTGGTAACCAGGGAGAGCCGAAGGCATCCGTGAAGTGCGTGAAAGTGAGGCACAAGACACGGGAAATTCGAAACAGAAAAGGGCGGAACGGGCAGAGCAGGCTCTCACTGAAGCATGGCGAGAAGGCGGAGAGGAGCCTGCAGGCCgggggcggcagcagcagcagcagcgggtCCGTCAAGCAGCTGTGCAGGCGGGGTAGGAGGCCGCTGAAGGAGCCGGGGCGAAGAGACACTGGGAGCACTGAGGGGAGGGACCTGTGTGCAGAGAGCAGGAACGACAGAGAGTACAAGGAGGAGCCGCTGTGGTACACCGAGCCGATTGCGgagtattttgttcctttgagcAGAAAAAGTAAACTAGAGACCACATACCGAAACAGACAAGACACAAGTGATCTGACATCTGAGGCAGTAGATGAATTGTCTGAATCAGTGCACGGTCTGTGTATCAGCAACaataatattcataaaacatACCTCGCAGCGGGTACTTTCATTGATGGTCATTTTGTAGAAATGCCTGCAGTTATAAATGAGGACCTTGACCTCACTGGGACCTCATTCTGTTCTCTACCAGAGGACAACAGATACTTGGATGATATTCATCTGTCAGAATTAACGCACTTCTATGAAGTGGATATTGACCAATCCATGTTGGATCCTGGTGCCTCAGAAACAATGCAAGGAGAAAGTCGGATTTTGAATATGATTcgacagaaaagcaaagagaaaacagattttgaggCAGAATGTTGCATAGTGTTAGATGGAATGGAGTTGCAAGGGGAACGTGCAATATGGACAGATTCCACCAGCTCTGTGGGCGCCGAGGGCTTCTTCCTACAAGACCTTGGCAATCTGGCTCAGTTTTGGGAGTGCTGTTCGTCCAGCTCTGGCGATGCCGATGGAGAGAGCTTTGGAGGAGACTCTCCTATTAGACTCTCCCCGATCTTAGACAGCACGGCGCTCAGTCCACATTTGCTTGCTGGCAATCAAGAGCTCTTTTCAGATATTAATGAAGGATCTGGCATAaactcttgtttttcagtgtttGAAGTGCAATGCAGTAATTCtgttttaccattttcttttgaaacactcaatttgggaaatgaaaatacagattctaGTGCTAATATGCTTGGGAAAACACAGTCTAGATTGCTAATATGGACCAAAAATAGTGCCTTTGAAGAAAACGAACACTGTTCTAATCTTTCAACGAGAACTTGTAGTCCATGGTCCCATTCAGAAGAAACACGTTCAGACAATGAGACATTAAATATTCAGTTTGAAGAATCCACACAGTTTAATGCAGATGATGTTAATTATGTAGTTCCTAGAGTCTCGTCAAATTATGTAGATGAAGAACTTCTAGATTTTTTGCAAGATGAAACTTGCCAGCAAAACAGAACTTTAGGAGAAATTCCAACgttggttttcaaaaaaaaatctaaactagAATCTGTCTGTGGTATTCAGCTggaacaaaaaccagaaaacaaaaccttTGAAACTACACATGTTTGTAGTGAAAGCAGTCCTCATGGAGATGGCTACAGCTCAGGGGTAATTAAAGACATTTGGACAAAGATGGCAGACAGAAACTCTGTAGCTACGGTAGAAACAGAGAGAATTGATGACGAGTTGTTTTCGACAGATGTAAATAACTACTGCTGCTGTTTGGACGCCGAAGCTGAAGTGGAGCCACTCCAGGAGCCCAGTAAGGCCGTGCAGAGATCAGAGTACCACCTGTGGGAGGGGCAGAAGGAGAACCTGGAGAAGGGGGCTTTTGTTTCTGGTGAGCTGTCAAAGGTGGACGGCGGTGATTATACCACCCCCTCTAAACCTTGGGATGTGGCCCAGGATAAAGAGAACTCCTTCATTCTCGGAGGAGTTTATGGAGAGCTCAAATCCTTTAACAGCGATGGGGAGTGGGCAGTTGTGCCGCCCGGCCACACGAAAGGAAGTTTGTTACAGTGTGCAGCTTCCGACGTGGTGACAATAGCTGGTACAGATGTCTTTATGACCCCAGGGAACAGCTTTGCTCCTGGCCACAGGCAGTTATGGAAGCCCTTCATGTCATTTGAACAGAATGATCAGCCGAAGACTGGGGAAAATGGGTTGAATAAGggattttcttttatcttccatGAAGACTTACTAGGAGCTTGTGGTAACTTTCAAGTTGAAGATCCTGGACTTGAATattcattctcttcctttgaCTTAAGCAATCCATTTTCACAAGTTCTTCATGTAGAATGTTCATTTGAACCTGAAGGGATTGCATCTTTCAGCCCTAGTTTTAAACCGAAATCAATCCTCTGCTCTGATTCAGACAGTGAAGTGTTCCACCCCAGGATATGTGGCGTTGACAGAACACAGTACAGGGCCATCCGCATCTCTCCTAGGACTCACTTTCGCCCAATTTCTGCATCTGAACTGTCCCCAGGAGGAGGAAGCGAGTCAGAATTtgaatctgaaaaagatgaaGCAGCCATTCCCATTCCTTCTCAAGTTGATGCATTTGAAGATCCACAGGCAGATCTCAAACCACTGGaagaagatgcagagaaagaagGCCATTACTATGGAAAATTAGAGCTTGAGTCTGGAAAATTCCTTCCCAGGTTAAAAAAGTCCGGAATGGAAAAGAGTGCTCAGACATCACTGGATTCCCAGGAGGAATCAGCTGGGATTCTGCCAGGAGGAAAGCAGAATCCGTGTTTGGAGTGTAGCATGAATGACGCTCTGGAAATCGATCTAGAAAGCTCAGAAGCAAATTGTAAAATAATGGCACAATGTGaggaagaaattaataatttttgcaGTTGCAAAGCAGGTTGTCAGTTGCCTGCTTATGAAGATAACCCAGTTTCTTCAGGACAGCTGCACGAG atggggaagaaagaaaaagaggaaagaagcgAGATTCTGCATCATACCACTGCCGTAGTCCTTCGCTTTCTA TTGCCTGTATTGAACACTGATGTACAAGGAATGAATACAAGTCAAGAAAAACAGACCTGGTGGGAAAAAGCCTTGTACTCTCCTCTTTTTCCTGCGTCAGAGTGTGAAG AATGTTATACAAATGCCAAGGGAGAGAATGGTATAGAAGAATATCCAGATGTTAAAGAAATACCCAGTAATGAAGAGCGTCTGTTAGATTTTAATAGG GTGTCTTCTGTTTATGAAGCAAGGTGTACAGGAGAGAGAAATTCTGGAGCAAAATCAAACGGCTTCCGCAGAAAGATGTACTCCAGCGCCAGCTCCAACTCGGAGGACACGGGCTCGGAAGGCGGAGGCGAGTGGGTGGACCCCAGCGAAGAGGACCTCTTTTCTCGAACTCATCTCTAA